A DNA window from Labrus mixtus chromosome 4, fLabMix1.1, whole genome shotgun sequence contains the following coding sequences:
- the tgm2l gene encoding protein-glutamine gamma-glutamyltransferase 2 codes for MTNNGLIIDVDVRSHENNLFHRTRDIDRERLIVRRGQPFSITLQCSDSLPPKHHLELVLHLAKRDEVVIKVQKGRGAGDKWWFNHQGAQDEMLLTLHSPADAIIGEHHLTVLVMSPDGRILEKIEKIKFHLLFNPWCKDDVVYLPDESQLQEYVMNEDGVIYMGTWDYINSIPWNYGQFEDFVMDICFEVLDKSKEAEKNAKMDTERRSDPVYVSRMITAMVNSNDDKGVLAGRWQEPYTGGIAPYRWNGSVPILREWSKTRASPVNYGQCWVFAGVACTVLRCLGIPTRLITNFDSAHDTDQNLSVDFLLNESLERFDSREKADSSWNFHCWVESWMRRDDLTKGNDGWQVLDPTPQERSDGVFCCGPCPVAAIKEGNLGVKYDAPFIFAEVNADIVHWIIKRDGQRQKIRVDKGSVGKNISTKSVFGDFRDDVTLHYKYPEGSQKEREVYEKAGRRVTEPTNERVEPVQLQLSIKHAKPVFGTDFDVILEVKNEGVREAHAQLTMLAMAVTYNSLHQGECQKKTSSVTVPPQQVHREVLRLHYEDYGRCVSEHHLIRVKALLDAPGENEPIMAVANIPLSMPELLVQVPGRAFVWEPVTVFMSFINPLPVPLRGGVFTLEGAGLLSNTEILVNGDIAPGQKVSVKLSFSPVRTGVRKLLVDFDSDRLKDVRGAATVVVRKKYTPVFTRYQ; via the exons GTTTGATCATCGATGTTGATGTGAGAAGTCACGAGAACAACTTGTTTCACCGTACCAGGGACATCGATCGGGAGCGCCTGATTGTCCGCAGGGGTCAACCTTTCTCCATCACACTGCAGTGCTCTGACTCTCTGCCCCCCAAACACCACCTGGAGCTGGTCCTGCACCTTG CGAAGAGGGATGAGGTGGTGATAAAGGTCCAAAAAGGACGCGGGGCCGGAGACAAGTGGTGGTTTAACCATCAGGGAGCGCAGGATGAGATGCTGCTGACCCTGCACAGTCCAGCAGACGCTATCATTGGCGAGCATCACCTGACTGTGTTGGTGATGTCACCAGATGGACGCATATTAGAGAAGATTGAGAAAATTAAGTTCCACCTGCTCTTCAACCCGTGGTGCAAAG aTGATGTGGTGTACCTCCCTGATGAGAGTCAGCTCCAGGAGTATGTCATGAATGAAGATGGAGTCATCTACATGGGGACCTGGGATTACATCAACAGTATTCCCTGGAATTATGGACAG tttgagGACTTTGTGATGGATATCTGTTTTGAAGTCTTGGACAAATCCAAGGAGGCCGAGAAAAACGCAAAGATGGACACTGAGCGGAGATCCGACCCCGTTTATGTCAGCAGGATGATCACAGCAATG GTGAACTCTAATGACGACAAGGGTGTGTTGGCCGGTCGCTGGCAGGAGCCGTACACCGGGGGAATAGCACCTTATCGATGGAACGGCAGCGTGCCAATCCTCAGAGAGTGGAGCAAAACCAGGGCGAGCCCCGTGAATTATGGACAGTGCTGGGTGTTTGCTGGCGTCGCCTGCACAG TGCTGCGCTGTTTAGGAATCCCAACACGCCTCATCACAAACTTCGATTCAGCTCATGACACGGATCAAAATCTTTCTGTGGACTTCCTGCTCAATGAAAGTCTGGAGAGGtttgacagcagagagaaggcGGACAGTAGCTG GAACTTTCACTGCTGGGTTGAGTCCTGGATGAGGAGAGATGATCTCACCAAAGGGAACGATGGCTGGCAGGTTTTGGACCCCACCCCTCAAGAAAGGAGTGATg GTGTGTTTTGCTGCGGCCCGTGTCCAGTGGCCGCCATCAAGGAGGGAAATCTCGGAGTAAAGTATGACGCTCCGTTTATATTTGCCGAGGTGAACGCTGACATCGTCCACTGGATCATCAAACGAGATGGACAAAGGCAGAAG ATCAGAGTGGATAAGGGGAGTGTGGGGAAGAACATCAGCACCAAAAGTGTATTCGGTGACTTCAGAGACGATGTCACTCTGCACTACAAATATCCTGAAG GCTCCCAAAAGGAGAGGGAGGTATACGAGAAGGCAGGACGCCGAGTCACAGAGCCGACCAATGAGAGGGTAGAACCAGTACAGctgcagctgtcaatcaagcaTGCTAAGCCTGTGTTTGGGACCGACTTTGATGTGATTCTTGAG GTGAAGAACGAAGGAGTCAGGGAAGCTCACGCTCAACTCACCATGCTGGCCATGGCTGTAACTTACAATTCGCTCCACCAGGGGgagtgccaaaaaaaaacaagcagtgtGACAGTGCCTCCTCAACAAG tccaCAGGGAAGTGCTGCGTCTGCACTATGAAGACTACGGcaggtgtgtgtcagagcaTCATCTGATCAGAGTGAAGGCGCTCCTAGATGCTCCGGGGGAGAACGAGCCCATCATGGCTGTGGCCAACATCCCACTGAGCATGCCTGAACTCCTCGTACAG gtacCCGGGAGGGCTTTTGTTTGGGAACCAGTGACAGTCTTCATGTCCTTCATCAATCCTCTCCCAGTCCCTCTGAGAGGCGGTGTGTTCACTTTGGAGGGGGCCGGCCTGCTGTCTAACACAGAGATCCTTGTTAA TGGAGACATCGCTCCAGGACAGAAGGTGTCGGTGAAGCTCTCTTTCTCCCCTGTGAGGACCGGAGTGAGGAAGCTCCTTGTGGACTTTGACTCTGACAGACTGAAGGACGTGAGGGGAGCCGCCACTGTGGTCGTTCGCAAGAAATACACCCCTGTGTTTACCAGATATCAGTAA